Part of the Sulfobacillus acidophilus DSM 10332 genome, ACGCGTCTTGCCCACGTCGCGCATTGCCGTTAACCAGCAACAACGTGGGAATATCAGGATTTACCCGAGAGGCCGATTCGGACTTCATAACCATTAATGCTAGCCTAATTGGGCGATAAACACCAGTACCGGTCGCGGCCAGAACGACCGTGGAAGTCGTTAATCCGGGGAATAGGGTGTCCCAAGCTCATATCCCGGGTCCGAACGGCTGAAGATCTGGCCGACTTTCCGTTGTCGTCATAAAATTCGGCGTATAATGACCCTAAATACCGGTGTTGACGTCGTCCCCCGGTTGCGCTGACGCCCGGTGAGGAAACGAATATCCTAGAGACGGCTTTACCGGGGGCATCCTAATGTCGGGCGGGTCTTGGGAGCCGTAATACCGGTCTTTTCGAAAAGGGTGGTCTCTCTTATGGGTGCGATGCGGGGCGGGATCTCTAGGCGATAGGGAGGATAACGATGCGTGAGGTGGATTGTAACGGTTTTTCCTGGATTCCTCATGTGGTTCGGATTGCCCAAGCGGTCCGCCAAAGTCGAGTAGGCGACGAAATCCGTATCTGGTCCGACCGGGACGACATGCTGGCGGAGGTGCGCGCGTTTGCCCACACCACCGGCAACCACGTCAGCGGTATCGAGTGGCGACGTACGACAACTTTCATGATGGAGCCGGATGCCCGAGGGTCCTATAATGCCCGGCCCCATCCCGTCCCGAGCCTGGAAATGGTCATTACGTTACGCATTTTACCGACGAATCGACTGCATTAGCTAACCGGAACGCAGGACATCTTTGATCACGGTGCGTACTTGAGTGGCATCAAGCTGGCCGTCGGAAATTTCGACAACCCGCTCGGCGACACTACAGGCGGAAATAATGCGGGCCACTTGTTTGATGGCTCCTTCAATTGCTGCGACTTGGGTCAGAACCGCTTGGCAGGATTCCGCACGTTGTACCATCGCTTCGACACCGCGCACCTGGCCTTCAATTCGCCGGAGTCGACGCATCATATCCTCCACGTCCCAAAACACTTCACGGACATTTGGTGATGTCGGTTGCATGATCATCCCTCATTTCTATGGATTAAAAAGGCCTTTTTGCCACGCCTCATCGAGTGTATGGTTCCAATCGTGCCAACTTGACGGAGCGGGCATGCGTTCCAATAGCCAGATAGCATACCAAAACGCCGCCCTAAGGGCATCGGGCGGTATTGACAACTCGTGAGCCCAGGTCGGCAATCCGGGATGCAATTCCAGCCGTTTGAGCACCTCCGGGACGGCTTCGCCGGTGGCCCGCAAATAAGGCGCGCCATCGGCCCGTTGAGGATCGTGACCGATGTGCTTGAAGATAACCCAATAAGGAAAATCCGGGTGACTTCGGGTATCCACCCAATAGTCGGTGCGTAGGCTCTCTTCGTCCATGGGTGCCTCCTGAACAGGGTACGGTGTACGGTACGATATCTACGTTACTCGGAAGCGGGACGATTGTCGACCAGTTCGCCCAATTCGTCGTTGCCGCGCGATTTACCTTGGAGCAGAAGGCGAAACGGGAGGCCCTGGCGGGTGACTTCGATTTGCCAGTGGCCGATGGCGGGTGGCTTGGCCGC contains:
- a CDS encoding protein of unknown function DUF156 (PFAM: Uncharacterised BCR, COG1937~InterPro IPR003735~KEGG: sth:STH245 hypothetical protein~PFAM: Protein of unknown function DUF156~SPTR: Putative uncharacterized protein), whose protein sequence is MQPTSPNVREVFWDVEDMMRRLRRIEGQVRGVEAMVQRAESCQAVLTQVAAIEGAIKQVARIISACSVAERVVEISDGQLDATQVRTVIKDVLRSG